The proteins below come from a single Sander lucioperca isolate FBNREF2018 chromosome 20, SLUC_FBN_1.2, whole genome shotgun sequence genomic window:
- the aamdc gene encoding mth938 domain-containing protein: MTSPEIASLSWGHMTVKGCSSSYKDCKVWPGGSRAWDWRETGTNHSPGVQPADLEEVLKKGIDLLVIGRGMSEALQVPSSTLDFVMQKGVDVRVLQTEKAVAEYNKLAGQGAKVGGVFHSTC, translated from the exons ATGACGTCTCCAGAGATCGCCTCTCTTTCCTGGGGCCACATGACCGTGAAGGGGTGCTCCTCCAGCTACAAGGACTGTAAGGTCTGGCCTGGAGGCAGCCGGGCCTGGGACTGGAGAGAGACTGGGACCAAC CATTCCCCGGGAGTCCAACCTGCAGATCTGGAGGAGGTGCTGAAGAAGGGAATAGACTTGCTGGTCATCGGCAGAGGCATGAGCGAAGCTCTGCAG GTTCCCTCCTCCACTCTGGACTTTGTGATGCAGAAAGGCGTCGACGTCAGAGTCTTGCAGACGGAGAAGGCCGTCGCTGAATACAACAAACTGGCTGGCCAGGGCGCCAAGGTGGGGGGGGTCTTCCACTCCACCTGTTGA